GTCTTATTGCGGCAGTTGGGCGTGGACGAACAGACGGAATTGCCCGGCCTTATCGACAGGACGGCGAAAAGCCTCCGCTTTATCCGGCAGTATCTGAGCGAAAACGCAGGCGCCGCGTATCCGTCCGAACTCGCGGAGCTTCCGGTCGTGATCAGGATCGATAATCTGTATGAGTATCAGACGGATGAGGATAAGATCACGCTTAAGTATAACGAAATCGGAACACACAGAGAGTTTCTGTATCTGCTCGCCCTGATGAACTGCAAAGCCGTCGGTTGGGAGCATCTCGGTTACGCGTGGTACGTCGGCACCTGTATCGATCCGTATACCGAAGTTATCGATCAGTGGCCGCTCATTCCGGAACTCCCTTATTATTCGCTGTGCATAGCCGCAGGCGCAGATCCGGCGAATATGACTGCCGCGGATTATCGCACGGTCTATGACGCCTGCGCACGGGTCTGCTTTGAAAAAGGCCTGACACACTGGGGCAGTTACTGTGAGAGTCTGCCTGTTACAAAAGAACCCGACTTTACGAGATTCAAAGACAAAGAATCGGGAGATACCCTGCTGACGGCGTTCACGGCGGCGTCTTTCCTCGCCTGGCTGGAAGATACATACGGATTTGAACAGATCAGTCTGTTCTGCTTCGGACAGAAGACGTTTGAAGAGGCGTTCGGTAAGAACTTCAGCGTCGCATACAAAGAGTGGCGCACGTGGATAACGGAGAACTATCCCGCCGACTGACAGAACGGGATTTACGGAGGTAAACATTATGATACATCTTGAAAAGCTTACCTATGAGAACTTTGACGACGTCTTTGAACTCAAGGTAAAAGAGGTTCAATACCCCTTTGTGGCGAGCAACTGTTACAGCGTTGCCGAAGCGTATGTTACCATGATGTGCGGCGGGCATGTATTTCCTTTCGCAATCTACAATGA
This region of Clostridia bacterium genomic DNA includes:
- a CDS encoding GNAT family N-acetyltransferase, giving the protein MIHLEKLTYENFDDVFELKVKEVQYPFVASNCYSVAEAYVTMMCGGHVFPFAIYNDKRLVGFIQIGYGENADQDGVSVEKDNYEIWRFMIDKR